A stretch of Colletotrichum lupini chromosome 2, complete sequence DNA encodes these proteins:
- a CDS encoding fungal specific transcription factor domain-containing protein produces MHHGPNFRTHADYTQRPATPAISFKEDRPCMLCRARKTSCRRAGKDTSCITCRKRGERCSFLDDPTHESALTHESATASLSGGSPNDCDGLDDLGQTGVGFDTSTILPGDLASDIVQGSLGDHTNDHYSQHPADEDAMYGGFTDERIWGSPPPDETQFASTAIGAGLMQFDGIPLANSQVLHQHDFETPERAAPLPTFEASSNGANSAHEIGIRFSTEPHDGCAQSSNLNDAAFTIDQRPEFQSAYFGLSGESDPYLLRHYLFVQYVYPAFPVISRSQIVTAFDGHFKSASPGHAPLPTYLLAAIYASALPFTAYDDILCVSSVYKKPSAQRLWQIVYDGIQTTLHTPKLSTISSALLYLHKPRVGVQHVSADTSFAWSMIASVVGLATSLALHLDCSSWSIPPWEKRLRRRLWWMTFSEATWRSLLLGRPAIIAPDQWNVSELTSLDFEVGEMLLGLGDDTKANDFAEKLRLATHESDEGMISQRLATLTIIADNIYRCLYTIRATEKLADDLAGSIRAIKPLREELKLWYASLPIYLKTPKIDPERVAPAAPSSAACLKFAYLTLEILLYRALLRPLGKIDLEVVSNAVSQTDDLCSSSDANMTGPELGESLRNEIELIICAAENCARIISTFTVELMSWDFAGFWYALG; encoded by the exons ATGCATCATGGACCCAACTTTCGCACTCATGCGGACTACACCCAACGCCCTGCAACGCCGGCCATATCGTTCAAAGAGGATCGGCCGTGCATGCTTTGCCGTGCGCGTAAGACTTCATGCCGCCGCGCGGGAAAAGATACATCTTGCATAACGTGCCGCAAACGAGGCGAACGCTGCAGCTTTCTCGATGATCCCACTCACGAGTCGGCTCTCACTCATGAGTCGGCAACCGCCTCTCTGTCCGGGGGTAGTCCCAATGATTGCGACGGGTTGGATGACCTCGGACAAACTGGAGTCGGCTTCGACACTTCAACAATCCTGCCAGGAGATCTAGCCAGCGACATTGTTCAGGGCTCCCTTGGAGACCATACGAATGACCATTACAGCCAGCACCCCGCGGACGAGGACGCGATGTATGGGGGCTTCACCGATGAAAGGATCTGGGGCAGCCCTCCGCCAGATGAAACACAATTCGCGAGCACTGCTATTGGCGCTGGTCTGATGCAGTTTGATGGAATCCCGCTTGCGAATTCTCAAGTCCTTCATCAGCATGATTTCGAGACACCCGAGCGAGCAGCTCCACTGCCAACATTTGAAGCCTCGTCAAATGGCGCGAATTCCGCGCACGAGATCGGGATTAGATTCTCGACAGAACCACACGATGGCTGTGCACAGTCGTCTAATCTGAACGATGCTGCTTTTACCATCGACCAAAGACCTGAGTTCCAGAGCGCGTACTTTGGTCTCTCGGGAGAGTCGGACCCTTATCTTCTCCGGCATTACTT GTTCGTACAATATGTTTACCCAGCATTTCCAGTTATTTCTCGGTCACAAATAGTGACCGCCTTTGATGGACATTTCAAGTCTGCGTCCCCGGGACATGCTCCACTGCCAACTTATCTGCTGGCCGCTATATACGCTTCTGCGCTCCCTTTCACTGCATACGATGACATACTATGCGTCTCCAGTGTCTACAAGAAACCTTCCGCCCAAAGACTATGGCAAATTGTCTATGACGGGATTCAGACTACGCTACATACCCCGAAACTATCTACCATCTCAAGCGCATTACTGTATCTTCATAAACCCCGAGTAGGAGTGCAGCATGTATCCGCGGACACGTCTTTCGCCTGGTCTATGATCGCCTCTGTCGTTGGCTTAGCCACGAGCCTAGCGCTGCACCTGGACTGCAGTTCATGGTCAATACCGCCGTGGGAAAAGCGGCTTCGACGCCGCTTGTGGTGGATGACATTCTCCGAGGCGACGTGGAGAAGTCTCTTGTTGGGAAGGCCTGCTATAATCGCACCAGATCAGTGGAATGTGTCGGAGCTCACTTCACTGGATTTTGAGGTTGGGGAAATGCTTCTTGGGCTTGGCGATGATACGAAAGCAAACGATTTCGCGGAAAAGCTGCGACTTGCAACACATGAGTCCGATGAGGGTATGATATCCCAGCGACTCGCAACTTTGACCATTATTGCCGACAATATATACCGTTGTCTTTA CACGATACGGGCTACTGAGAAGCTCGCCGATGACCTTGCTGGCTCCATCAGGGCTATCAAACCTCTTCGTGAAGAGCTCAAGCTGTGGTATGCTAGTCTTCCTATCTATTTAAAGACACCAAAGATAGATCCCGAGAGGGTGGCTCCCGCCGCACCAAGCTCGGCAGCCTGCCTCAAATTCGCGTATCTGACTCTCGAAATTCTACTTTACCGAGCTTTGCTTCGGCCACTGGGCAAAATCGACCTGGAAGTTGTCTCGAATGCAGTTTCACAGACAGATGATCTTTGTAGTAGCTCGGATGCCAACATGACTGGACCGGAACTGGGCGAGAGTCTGCGAAACGAGATAGAGCTGATTATATGTGCTGCCGAAAACTGTGCGAGGATTATCAGCACATTCACCGTCGAGCTGATGTCTTGGGATTTTGCCGGTTTCTGGTATGCTT TGGGCTAA